From the genome of Haemophilus parainfluenzae, one region includes:
- the fucP gene encoding L-fucose:H+ symporter permease, translating to MKGIQQMPDGYLNRTPIFQFILLSCLFPLWGAAASLNDILITQFKSVFTLSDFASALVQSAFYGGYFLIAIPASLVIKKTSYKVAILIGLTLYIIGCSMFYPASHMATYTMFLAAIFSIAIGLSFLETSANTYSSMLGHRDYATLRLNISQTFYPIGAISGILLGKYLIFQEGASLKEQLLTMSPDQAHEFKLSLLEHTLQPYKYLIFVLIAVTLLFLLTKFPRCKAENEVLATNVKFIDTLKYLSKNKQFKKGIIAQFLYVGMQVAVWSFTIRLALNLSNINERDASNFMIYSFIGFFIGKFVANFLMTKFKSDAVLFVYSILGVFTLSYTSFVHDFSAVYAAIFASVLFGPCWATIYTSVLGTVKQEHREVAGAVVVMSIIGAAVVPAIHGYVSDTLGSLQLAFVVPTLCFIYVGYYFWDKMKLEKGEE from the coding sequence ATGAAAGGAATACAGCAAATGCCTGATGGATATTTGAATCGAACACCTATATTTCAGTTCATATTATTATCTTGCCTATTCCCATTGTGGGGGGCTGCCGCGAGCTTAAACGATATTCTTATTACTCAATTTAAGAGTGTATTTACATTAAGTGACTTTGCAAGTGCATTAGTTCAAAGTGCCTTTTATGGTGGATATTTCTTAATTGCAATTCCAGCTTCTCTAGTAATAAAGAAAACAAGTTATAAAGTTGCTATTTTGATTGGTTTAACCTTGTATATTATAGGCTGTTCAATGTTTTATCCAGCTTCTCACATGGCTACTTATACTATGTTTTTAGCTGCTATATTTTCTATTGCTATCGGTTTAAGTTTCCTTGAAACATCAGCAAATACTTATAGTTCTATGCTCGGCCATCGAGATTATGCGACATTAAGACTGAATATTAGTCAAACATTTTATCCGATTGGTGCTATTTCTGGCATTTTACTGGGTAAATATTTAATCTTCCAAGAAGGTGCTAGCTTGAAAGAACAATTGCTTACGATGTCCCCAGATCAAGCTCATGAATTTAAATTATCATTGCTTGAGCATACATTACAACCTTATAAATATCTTATTTTTGTATTAATTGCTGTTACTTTGTTGTTCTTATTGACAAAATTCCCTAGATGCAAAGCTGAAAATGAAGTTTTAGCTACTAATGTGAAATTCATTGATACATTGAAATATTTATCAAAGAATAAACAATTTAAGAAAGGAATTATTGCTCAATTTTTATATGTGGGCATGCAGGTTGCAGTATGGTCGTTTACAATACGTTTAGCTTTAAATTTAAGTAATATTAATGAGAGGGATGCTTCAAATTTCATGATATATAGTTTTATTGGTTTTTTCATCGGAAAATTTGTAGCAAATTTTTTAATGACTAAGTTTAAATCAGATGCAGTATTGTTTGTGTATTCTATTCTTGGTGTATTTACTCTCTCTTATACTTCTTTTGTTCATGACTTTTCAGCTGTTTATGCTGCAATTTTTGCAAGTGTATTGTTTGGACCATGTTGGGCTACAATTTATACATCTGTATTAGGAACTGTTAAACAAGAACATCGGGAAGTAGCCGGAGCTGTTGTAGTAATGTCAATTATTGGAGCTGCGGTTGTCCCTGCTATTCATGGATATGTTTCTGATACTTTAGGATCTTTACAATTGGCCTTTGTTGTACCAACGCTTTGCTTTATCTATGTTGGATATTACTTCTGGGATAAAATGAAATTAGAAAAAGGAGAGGAATAA
- a CDS encoding aldose 1-epimerase family protein, producing the protein METKLFLFKELFSRDEKVLLSNNDFTVFGFKYESGIEAIKICNKKGFIIVLPFYGQIIWDAEFGKHSLKMKNMFSEPKFGNSIVDTYGCFAFHSGLIRNGCPSPEDDHVLHGEMPCSIINNAWLIIDNNSITLTGEVEYVKGFGNHYSARPAVTLYSNSTLFDIQMSVTNLSSVDMPLQYMCHMNYCYEHGAELTQNIPDEAIVLRETIPAHVSPTEKWLEFNDKIKKGEYHLDKLDNDVMYDPEIVFFMDNLSKYQENLEYKMKSPSGHSYITKFSSKDFNYATRWILFNEDQQVGAFVLPATCRPEGFLAAKKAGSLIMLKPKETKAFSVTTGIENL; encoded by the coding sequence ATGGAAACGAAGTTATTTTTATTCAAAGAGTTATTTTCTAGAGATGAAAAAGTATTGCTTAGTAATAATGATTTTACAGTGTTTGGCTTTAAGTATGAGTCAGGAATTGAAGCAATAAAAATTTGTAATAAAAAAGGATTTATTATTGTATTGCCTTTTTATGGTCAAATTATTTGGGATGCTGAATTTGGTAAACATTCATTAAAAATGAAGAATATGTTTTCTGAGCCGAAATTTGGTAATAGTATTGTTGATACTTACGGATGTTTTGCTTTTCATTCGGGGTTAATCAGAAATGGCTGTCCAAGCCCTGAAGATGATCATGTTTTACATGGAGAGATGCCCTGTTCAATTATTAATAATGCCTGGTTAATCATTGATAATAATTCAATAACCCTTACGGGAGAAGTTGAATATGTGAAAGGGTTTGGAAATCATTATTCAGCAAGACCAGCTGTAACACTTTATTCAAATAGTACTTTATTTGATATTCAAATGAGTGTAACTAATTTATCTAGTGTTGATATGCCATTGCAATACATGTGCCACATGAATTATTGTTATGAGCATGGAGCGGAGTTAACTCAGAATATTCCTGATGAGGCTATTGTTTTGAGAGAAACTATACCAGCTCACGTTAGCCCAACAGAAAAGTGGCTTGAGTTTAATGATAAAATTAAAAAAGGGGAATACCATCTTGATAAATTAGATAATGATGTGATGTATGATCCTGAAATAGTATTCTTTATGGATAATCTCAGTAAATATCAAGAGAATTTAGAATATAAAATGAAATCACCTAGTGGGCATAGTTATATAACAAAATTCTCATCTAAAGACTTTAATTATGCAACACGATGGATTTTGTTTAATGAGGATCAACAAGTAGGTGCATTTGTATTACCAGCAACTTGTAGGCCAGAAGGTTTTTTAGCAGCTAAAAAAGCAGGAAGTTTAATTATGCTAAAACCTAAAGAAACAAAAGCATTTAGTGTAACTACAGGAATTGAAAATTTATAG
- the waaF gene encoding lipopolysaccharide heptosyltransferase II — protein sequence MNILIIGPSWVGDMMMSHSLYQQLKLQYPHCQIDVMAPNWCKPLLARMPEVRHAIEMPLGHGKFALCERYRLGKALRNQYDMAIVLPNSLKSAFIPAFAKIAVRRGWKGESRYFLLNDLRNNKRDYPMMVQRYVALAFEQNAVPKAADIPVLKPYLTVDSTQQAETLKNFEKQTALLGERPIIGFCPGAEFGPAKRWPHYHYAKLAEMLIEKGYAVELFGSPKDVEAGEQIRNALPVELQPFCLNLAGQTNLNQAVDLIANCTAVVSNDSGLMHIAAATDRPLVALYGPTSPTYTPPLSDKAVIIRLIEGDLIKVRKSTDSSEGYHQSLIDITPEIALEKLEALLAK from the coding sequence ATGAATATTTTAATTATCGGCCCGTCTTGGGTCGGCGATATGATGATGTCGCACAGTTTGTATCAACAACTCAAACTGCAATATCCCCATTGCCAAATTGATGTGATGGCACCGAATTGGTGCAAACCGCTTTTAGCCCGTATGCCAGAAGTGCGCCATGCCATTGAAATGCCGCTCGGACACGGCAAGTTTGCCTTGTGTGAACGTTATCGTTTAGGTAAGGCATTACGCAATCAATATGATATGGCGATTGTGTTACCAAACTCCTTGAAGTCTGCTTTCATTCCCGCTTTTGCAAAAATTGCTGTGCGTCGTGGTTGGAAAGGGGAGAGCCGTTATTTCTTGCTTAACGATTTACGCAATAACAAACGTGATTACCCGATGATGGTGCAGCGTTATGTCGCGTTAGCTTTTGAGCAAAATGCAGTACCGAAAGCAGCTGATATTCCTGTTCTAAAACCTTATTTAACCGTTGATTCCACTCAACAAGCAGAAACCTTAAAAAACTTTGAAAAACAGACCGCACTTTTAGGCGAACGTCCGATTATTGGTTTTTGTCCAGGGGCAGAATTTGGTCCAGCTAAACGTTGGCCGCATTATCATTATGCCAAATTGGCCGAAATGCTGATTGAAAAAGGCTATGCGGTAGAATTATTTGGTTCACCAAAAGATGTGGAAGCAGGGGAGCAAATTCGTAATGCCTTGCCAGTTGAATTACAACCATTCTGTTTGAATTTGGCAGGACAAACTAACTTGAATCAAGCCGTGGATTTAATCGCTAACTGCACAGCAGTGGTGAGCAATGACAGCGGCTTAATGCATATTGCCGCCGCGACAGACCGCCCATTAGTTGCACTTTATGGCCCAACGAGCCCAACTTATACGCCACCATTATCTGATAAAGCCGTGATTATTCGTTTAATTGAAGGCGATTTAATTAAGGTGCGTAAAAGTACAGATAGTTCGGAAGGGTATCATCAAAGTTTAATTGATATTACACCAGAAATAGCATTAGAAAAATTAGAGGCATTATTAGCAAAATGA
- a CDS encoding protein disulfide oxidoreductase, producing MKLKTLLKNAISLLLMLIVVSSILDFIRKPNIPPEINATALYDLQGDAFFLPQLDQTKPTIIYFWGSWCGYCRYTSPAINSLSEEGYPVVSIALRSGTNKDVEDYLQTHHYQFTTVNDPQGKIADQWQVNVTPTIIILNKGKMDLATTGWTSYWGLKVRLFFTEFFG from the coding sequence GTGAAACTTAAAACATTATTAAAAAATGCGATTTCGCTACTACTGATGTTGATTGTCGTAAGCAGTATTCTCGATTTTATTCGTAAACCCAATATTCCACCTGAAATCAATGCGACGGCACTTTATGATTTACAGGGGGATGCCTTCTTTTTGCCTCAATTAGATCAAACTAAGCCGACAATCATTTATTTCTGGGGAAGTTGGTGTGGTTATTGTCGTTATACTTCACCAGCAATTAATTCACTTTCAGAAGAAGGCTATCCTGTCGTCTCTATCGCACTGCGTTCGGGGACAAATAAGGACGTGGAGGATTATTTACAAACGCATCACTATCAGTTTACGACGGTGAATGATCCTCAAGGCAAGATTGCGGATCAATGGCAGGTGAATGTGACACCAACAATTATTATTTTAAATAAAGGAAAAATGGATTTGGCCACAACGGGCTGGACGAGTTACTGGGGCTTAAAAGTGCGGTTGTTTTTCACAGAGTTTTTTGGCTAA
- the rfaD gene encoding ADP-glyceromanno-heptose 6-epimerase: MIIVTGGAGFIGSNIVKALNDMGRKDILVVDNLKDGTKFINLVDLDIADYCDKEDFIASIIAGDDLGDIDAVFHEGACSATTEWDGKYIMHNNYEYSKELLHYCLDRQIPFLYASSAATYGDKTEFREEREFEGPLNVYGYSKFLFDQYVRAILPEAQSPVCGFRYFNVYGPREGHKGSMASVAFHLNNQILKGENPKLFAGSEHFRRDFVYVGDVAQVNIWCWQNGISGIFNCGTGNAESFAEVAKAVIKFHGKGAVETIPFPEHLKSRYQEYTQANLEKLRATGYDKPFKTVAEGVAEYMAWLNK, encoded by the coding sequence ATGATTATCGTAACAGGTGGCGCCGGTTTTATCGGCAGTAATATCGTTAAAGCATTAAACGATATGGGACGCAAAGATATTTTAGTGGTGGATAACTTAAAAGATGGGACTAAATTCATTAACTTAGTGGATCTTGATATCGCAGATTACTGCGATAAAGAAGACTTCATTGCATCCATTATTGCAGGCGATGATTTAGGTGATATCGATGCGGTATTCCATGAAGGGGCTTGCTCAGCGACCACTGAATGGGACGGCAAATACATTATGCATAATAACTACGAATATTCAAAAGAGTTATTGCATTACTGCTTAGATCGTCAAATTCCGTTCTTGTATGCATCAAGTGCGGCAACTTATGGCGACAAAACTGAATTCCGTGAAGAGCGTGAATTTGAAGGCCCATTAAATGTGTACGGTTATTCTAAATTCTTATTCGACCAATATGTGCGTGCGATTTTACCTGAAGCGCAATCACCGGTATGTGGTTTCCGTTATTTTAACGTTTATGGTCCGCGTGAAGGACACAAAGGCTCAATGGCGAGTGTGGCATTCCACTTAAATAACCAAATCCTGAAAGGCGAAAATCCAAAATTATTTGCAGGCAGTGAACACTTCCGCCGTGATTTCGTTTATGTAGGTGATGTGGCGCAAGTCAACATTTGGTGCTGGCAAAATGGCATTTCGGGTATCTTCAACTGTGGTACCGGCAATGCAGAGTCTTTTGCAGAGGTAGCAAAAGCTGTAATTAAATTCCACGGCAAAGGCGCAGTGGAAACCATTCCATTCCCAGAGCATTTGAAATCTCGCTATCAAGAATATACTCAAGCTAATCTTGAGAAACTTCGTGCAACCGGCTACGACAAACCATTTAAAACCGTAGCGGAAGGTGTGGCTGAGTATATGGCGTGGTTAAATAAATAA
- the rbsK gene encoding ribokinase has translation MDIAVIGSNMVDLITYIDRMPKLGETIEAPSFKIGCGGKGANQAVAAAKLGSDVMMLTKVGDDLFAENTLKNFHLNAINTDYVTVAKGVSSGVAPIFVDKSSQNSILIIKGANSHLSTKDIDDAENELKKCKLIILQLEVPLSVVYYSIDFAVKNNIPVILNPAPADPNLDINYVCKCDFFMPNETELEILTGLPVSNIDEILIAANSLISKGLKNLVVTLGEKGAIWLDGNVIHHIAPHKVNAIDTSGAGDAFIGCFAHYLVKTHDILASLNMASAFSAYSVTGQGTQISYPDKKEFECFLGKL, from the coding sequence ATGGATATTGCAGTTATTGGTTCAAATATGGTTGATCTGATTACATATATAGATCGGATGCCTAAGTTGGGTGAGACAATCGAAGCTCCTAGCTTCAAGATAGGATGTGGAGGTAAAGGTGCTAATCAAGCAGTAGCTGCTGCTAAGTTAGGATCGGATGTGATGATGTTAACAAAAGTTGGAGATGACTTGTTCGCTGAGAACACACTAAAAAACTTTCATCTGAATGCTATAAATACTGATTATGTAACAGTAGCAAAAGGTGTTTCCAGTGGTGTCGCACCGATATTTGTAGATAAGTCATCCCAAAATAGCATTCTTATTATTAAAGGTGCAAATAGTCACTTATCAACAAAAGATATAGATGACGCAGAAAATGAACTTAAAAAATGTAAGCTTATTATTTTGCAATTAGAAGTTCCATTATCTGTTGTTTATTACTCAATTGATTTTGCAGTTAAAAATAATATACCTGTAATATTAAATCCAGCTCCTGCTGATCCAAATTTAGATATTAATTATGTGTGTAAGTGTGATTTTTTTATGCCTAATGAGACTGAATTAGAAATTCTTACAGGGTTACCAGTTTCTAATATTGATGAGATTCTGATAGCAGCTAATTCATTGATTTCAAAAGGATTGAAAAATCTTGTTGTTACTTTGGGGGAAAAAGGTGCGATATGGCTAGATGGAAATGTAATTCATCATATTGCTCCTCATAAGGTTAATGCTATTGATACTAGTGGAGCTGGAGATGCATTTATAGGATGTTTTGCACACTATCTTGTTAAAACGCATGATATTTTAGCATCTTTGAACATGGCCTCTGCATTTTCAGCTTATAGTGTGACTGGTCAAGGAACTCAAATATCATATCCAGATAAAAAAGAATTTGAGTGTTTTTTGGGTAAATTATAA